One part of the Deltaproteobacteria bacterium genome encodes these proteins:
- a CDS encoding MMPL family transporter, with the protein MKRLSYLVTRHPWLFIVFFVLATAAVGSNLRNLEIEPDLKAMLPTDFPARVDMDAIDELFGGTDFIMVVLEGDDVLSEETLGRVKELSRKLARVKGVDRVMSLTTANDIRAEEGMMVVERAVRRVPKSAEAREKLRGQLAANDLLMGTVVSRDFRATALVCQLKISAPDRATLEAVRETIAAVPGPEKVSVGGSPVIRTDMAGGIANDIRKLLPLGLLVMLIFLFVCFRQLRGVFLPFVVVVMSIVFAMGMLPLLGWKLQLITVLLPVILIAVANDYGIHILARYQEENHPDSQLDRPALVTRIVEALGGPVLATALTTVAGLLAMLSHILVPARQVGVLAAAGVTWALLGSLTFIPAVLTVLRKARPRDVSATGGHLLDRALGRVATLVVARPRTVVTSSSVLVGAIALGSFLLTIEMNVVNFFPADSELAKATLLLQEKFGGSLDVAALAKGDIKDPAVLKEIDALEQRLLAMPIIEKSSSIAGVVRKMNESVHGGDPSFDTIPETREAVAELFLLYSMSGDPTDFDRMVDFPYEHALLSARIASLSTYDLESATREVESFIAGHPETVFERVGGFSRLLSSLVKALVVGQLWSLALSLLMVMVLVAILFRSLTAGFISAAPLGAAMAALFGLMGLMGIELNHITALLSSIMIGVGIDYTIHFLWRYREERRTREPAEAVHETLVTTGRGIVFNALSVVVGFAILFSSGFRPIQWFGFLVTVSISAALVAAMVFLPALVLIVRPRFLEPA; encoded by the coding sequence ATGAAGCGCCTCTCCTACCTCGTCACCCGCCACCCCTGGCTCTTCATCGTCTTCTTCGTCCTGGCGACCGCCGCCGTCGGCTCGAACCTGCGCAACCTGGAGATCGAGCCGGACCTCAAGGCGATGCTCCCGACCGACTTCCCCGCGCGGGTGGACATGGACGCCATCGACGAGCTCTTCGGCGGCACCGACTTCATCATGGTGGTGCTCGAGGGCGACGACGTCCTCTCCGAGGAGACCCTCGGCCGGGTGAAGGAGCTCTCCCGCAAGCTCGCCCGGGTGAAGGGGGTCGATCGGGTGATGTCGCTGACCACCGCGAACGACATCCGCGCCGAGGAGGGCATGATGGTGGTCGAGCGGGCGGTGCGGCGCGTGCCGAAGAGCGCCGAGGCCCGGGAGAAGCTCCGGGGGCAGCTCGCCGCCAACGACCTGCTGATGGGCACCGTGGTCTCGAGGGACTTCCGGGCGACCGCGCTGGTGTGTCAGCTGAAGATCTCGGCCCCGGACCGCGCGACCCTGGAGGCCGTCCGGGAGACGATCGCGGCCGTCCCCGGGCCGGAGAAGGTCTCGGTCGGCGGCTCCCCGGTGATCCGCACCGACATGGCCGGGGGCATCGCCAACGACATCCGCAAGCTCCTGCCCCTGGGCCTGCTGGTGATGTTGATCTTCCTCTTCGTCTGCTTCCGGCAGCTGCGGGGCGTCTTCCTCCCCTTCGTGGTCGTCGTGATGTCCATCGTCTTCGCGATGGGGATGCTCCCCCTCCTGGGATGGAAGCTCCAGCTTATCACCGTGCTGCTCCCCGTGATCCTCATCGCGGTGGCCAACGACTACGGCATCCACATCCTGGCCCGGTACCAGGAGGAGAACCACCCGGACTCCCAGCTCGATCGCCCCGCCCTGGTCACCCGGATCGTCGAGGCCCTCGGCGGACCGGTGCTGGCCACCGCCCTCACCACCGTGGCCGGCCTCCTCGCGATGCTCTCCCACATCCTGGTGCCGGCCCGGCAGGTGGGCGTCCTGGCCGCCGCCGGGGTCACCTGGGCCCTGCTGGGCAGCCTCACCTTCATCCCGGCGGTGCTCACCGTGCTGCGCAAGGCCCGGCCCCGGGACGTCAGCGCCACCGGGGGACACCTCCTCGACCGCGCCCTCGGCCGCGTCGCGACGCTGGTCGTCGCCCGGCCGCGGACCGTGGTCACCTCCTCGAGCGTGCTCGTCGGCGCCATCGCCCTGGGCAGCTTCCTGCTGACCATCGAGATGAACGTGGTGAACTTCTTCCCCGCCGACTCCGAGCTGGCGAAGGCCACCCTCCTGCTCCAGGAGAAGTTCGGCGGCAGCCTGGACGTGGCCGCGCTGGCGAAGGGAGACATCAAGGATCCGGCGGTGCTCAAGGAGATCGACGCCCTGGAGCAGCGCCTCCTCGCGATGCCCATCATCGAGAAGAGCAGCTCCATCGCCGGCGTGGTCCGCAAGATGAACGAGTCGGTCCACGGCGGGGACCCCTCCTTCGACACGATCCCCGAGACCCGGGAGGCCGTCGCGGAGCTCTTCCTCCTCTACTCCATGAGCGGCGACCCCACCGACTTCGATCGGATGGTCGACTTCCCCTACGAGCACGCCCTCCTCTCCGCGCGGATCGCCTCCCTCTCGACCTACGATCTGGAGAGCGCCACCCGGGAGGTGGAGAGCTTCATCGCCGGGCACCCGGAGACGGTCTTCGAGCGCGTGGGCGGCTTCTCCCGCCTCCTCTCCTCCCTGGTGAAGGCGCTGGTCGTGGGCCAGCTCTGGAGCCTGGCCCTCTCCCTCCTCATGGTGATGGTCCTGGTCGCCATCCTCTTTCGCTCCCTGACCGCCGGCTTCATCTCGGCCGCGCCCCTCGGCGCCGCCATGGCCGCCCTCTTCGGGCTGATGGGGCTGATGGGGATCGAGCTCAACCACATCACCGCCCTGCTCTCGTCGATCATGATCGGCGTCGGCATCGACTACACGATCCACTTCCTCTGGCGGTACCGGGAGGAGCGCCGGACGCGCGAGCCCGCCGAGGCGGTCCACGAGACCCTCGTCACCACCGGCCGGGGCATCGTCTTCAACGCCCTCTCGGTGGTGGTGGGCTTCGCCATCCTCTTCTCCTCCGGCTTCCGGCCGATCCAGTGGTTCGGCTTCCTCGTCACCGTCTCCATCTCGGCCGCCCTCGTCGCCGCGATGGTCTTCCTCCCCGCTCTGGTATTGATCGTCCGGCCCCGATTCCTCGAGCCCGCTTGA
- a CDS encoding outer membrane lipoprotein-sorting protein gives MRRLTSSLALLSLLLPALALAEDAEAPTAQAIVQAAYDASRLDGAEMISQLTISNAAGQSRVRKIAAVSRTYEGGIEKRLTRFLAPADVKGTGLLSVDYPEKTDDLWLFLPSLRKTRKIVSSERAKSFMGSEFTYSDITPPPLGDFVFTLLGSEEADGVDCWKLEEKPKDEDIADENGFSRRVAWIGKADHVRRKVTYYDLDGELHRELSATGVKLVDEKQGRYRPMQMTMKNLQNGRNSELKIEKIQLREDIPEDYFTTRYLERQ, from the coding sequence ATGCGCCGCCTCACTTCTTCCCTCGCCCTCCTCTCCCTCCTCCTGCCGGCCCTCGCCCTCGCCGAGGACGCAGAGGCCCCGACGGCTCAGGCGATCGTCCAGGCCGCCTACGACGCCAGCCGCCTCGACGGCGCGGAGATGATCTCCCAGCTGACGATCTCCAACGCCGCCGGCCAGAGCCGGGTGCGGAAGATCGCGGCCGTCTCGCGGACCTACGAGGGGGGCATCGAGAAGCGCCTCACCCGCTTCCTCGCCCCCGCCGACGTGAAGGGCACCGGCCTGCTCTCGGTGGACTACCCGGAGAAGACCGACGACCTCTGGCTCTTCCTCCCCTCCCTGCGCAAGACCCGGAAGATCGTCTCCTCCGAGCGCGCCAAGAGCTTCATGGGCTCGGAGTTCACCTACTCCGACATCACGCCGCCACCGCTGGGCGACTTCGTCTTCACCCTCCTCGGCTCCGAGGAGGCGGACGGGGTCGACTGCTGGAAGCTGGAGGAGAAGCCCAAGGACGAGGACATCGCCGACGAGAACGGCTTCTCCCGGCGCGTCGCCTGGATCGGCAAGGCCGACCACGTGCGGCGGAAGGTCACCTACTACGATCTCGACGGTGAGCTGCACCGCGAGCTCTCGGCCACCGGCGTGAAGCTCGTCGACGAGAAGCAGGGCCGCTACCGCCCCATGCAGATGACGATGAAGAACCTCCAGAACGGGCGCAACTCCGAGCTGAAGATCGAGAAGATCCAGCTGCGGGAGGACATCCCCGAGGACTACTTCACCACCCGCTACCTCGAGCGGCAATAG
- a CDS encoding tRNA-(ms[2]io[6]A)-hydroxylase yields MSAEVQPLRWATPREWTEIAGRDMAAVLQDHAHLEKKAAASAMSLVSAYPEHDQLVRRCVRLAREELQHFQQVHALLLARGLPLGKDGGDPYARALLEEVRHPRDQRLLDRLLVFSLIEARSGERLALLGETLEDEELRAFYAGLAKVEAGHFRLFVELAESLFEPARVAERLEVLAAREAEIAAALPLRPRLH; encoded by the coding sequence ATGAGCGCGGAGGTGCAGCCCCTGCGGTGGGCCACCCCCCGGGAGTGGACCGAGATCGCCGGCAGGGACATGGCGGCGGTCCTGCAGGATCACGCCCACCTCGAGAAGAAGGCCGCGGCCTCCGCGATGTCCCTGGTCAGCGCCTACCCGGAGCACGACCAGCTGGTGCGGCGCTGCGTGCGCCTCGCCCGGGAGGAGCTCCAGCACTTCCAGCAGGTCCACGCCCTGCTCCTGGCCCGGGGCCTCCCCCTGGGCAAGGACGGGGGCGACCCCTACGCCCGGGCCCTGCTCGAGGAGGTGCGCCACCCCCGGGACCAGCGCCTCCTCGACCGGCTGCTCGTCTTCTCTCTCATCGAGGCCCGCTCCGGCGAGCGCCTGGCGCTCCTGGGCGAGACCCTGGAGGACGAGGAGCTGCGAGCCTTCTACGCCGGCCTGGCGAAGGTGGAGGCGGGGCACTTCCGCCTCTTCGTCGAGCTGGCCGAGTCCCTCTTCGAGCCCGCGCGCGTGGCGGAGCGCCTGGAGGTGCTGGCGGCCCGGGAGGCCGAGATCGCCGCCGCGCTGCCCCTCCGCCCCCGCCTCCACTGA